A region from the Caldisericaceae bacterium genome encodes:
- the era gene encoding GTPase Era has translation MKSGIVTILGRPNVGKSTLVNYIVQKKISITTPKPQTTRFRILGVRNLNEAQIVFVDTPGFHIARNALNKYMITLALKSIEGADLIYLMVEVNDYIGDEYSTLFKYLEKASIETFLVINKIDLYTTEEITKTEDEFTKAFPFKEVFKISALTGKNVDDLVKKTVEHLKEGMPLFPEGEVTNIPFSLQVAELIREKLYLFLKQELPYETSVVVEEVLERKDSLIYIKAIIYVAKNSQKAIVIGANGSMIKKIGTATRLELQEILKKEVFLDIQVKVEEDWPKLENKLKRLGYIVE, from the coding sequence ATGAAAAGCGGTATTGTCACAATTTTAGGAAGGCCTAATGTAGGTAAATCTACACTTGTAAATTACATAGTCCAAAAGAAGATATCTATTACTACTCCAAAACCGCAAACGACACGTTTTAGGATACTAGGAGTAAGAAACTTAAACGAAGCTCAAATAGTTTTTGTAGATACTCCAGGGTTTCATATTGCAAGAAATGCACTAAATAAATACATGATAACTCTTGCCCTTAAGAGTATTGAGGGTGCAGATTTAATTTACCTTATGGTAGAAGTAAATGATTACATAGGAGATGAGTACAGCACACTATTTAAATATTTAGAAAAGGCTTCTATTGAAACTTTTTTGGTAATAAATAAAATTGATCTATATACTACTGAAGAAATTACAAAAACAGAAGATGAATTTACAAAAGCCTTTCCATTTAAAGAAGTGTTTAAAATTTCTGCTTTAACAGGAAAAAATGTTGATGATCTTGTTAAAAAAACTGTTGAACATCTAAAAGAAGGAATGCCACTTTTCCCTGAAGGCGAGGTAACGAATATCCCTTTCAGTTTGCAGGTAGCTGAACTAATAAGAGAAAAACTCTATCTATTCTTAAAACAAGAGCTCCCTTACGAAACTTCTGTAGTAGTTGAAGAAGTCCTAGAAAGAAAAGATAGCCTAATCTATATTAAGGCAATTATATATGTTGCTAAAAATTCGCAAAAAGCCATTGTAATTGGTGCAAATGGTTCAATGATTAAAAAAATTGGGACTGCTACAAGACTTGAATTACAGGAAATACTAAAAAAGGAAGTTTTTCTTGATATTCAAGTAAAAGTTGAGGAAGATTGGCCAAAATTAGAGAA